A window of Hevea brasiliensis isolate MT/VB/25A 57/8 chromosome 14, ASM3005281v1, whole genome shotgun sequence contains these coding sequences:
- the LOC110672403 gene encoding putative disease resistance protein RGA4 has translation MAEGVLFDIAGEIIKKLGSRALQEIGVWWGVKDELKKLKGTVSRIRAVLLDAEKKAALNEQVKDWLGKLQEIVYDADDLIDDFATEALQRQVMTGNRMTKEVSLFFSSSNRLVYGFKMGHKIKAIRKRLLQIDADTESFNLEVHNEERGYTTKVRDQTESSVPEVVIGREGDKTAIIEFLLASNSEENVSVLSIVGIGGLGKTALAQFIFNDEQVRKHFEVKLWVCVSDPFDVKMIVKKILESAKGTKSEELELETLKTDLGKIINGQKYMLVLDDVWNENRERWDSLKKLLVGGSGGSKILVTTRSRKVAEVASTVEPYVLKSLSPTESWSLFLRVALRAQEPKDSSVKKTGEEIVSKCVGVPLAIKTIASILCLKNPETEWLVFLQEELSKIAQNENDILPTLKLSYDHLPSHLKHCFVYCALFPKDYVIDVKTLIHLWIAQGFIESSNSSLCVEDIGLQYFTELWWRSFFQEVERDELGNVESCKMHDLMHDLATSVAGEGICIINSKEKSVDESVRHVSFDFCLNSSQQIPAGLCNALKLRTFFLPRHEFPIREGDVSKLSISKVIVPNFRELRVCDMNRAKIEKVSNSINKLKHLRYLDVSTNVNIVALPNSITNLQNLQVLNVTNCSRLKELPKDIKKLINLRHLYCVGCSNLTHMPRGLGQLTSLRTLTWFVVAKDNSVAKNVGGLNELNSLNNLRGFLQIRNLGYVKNGIINPILEDKSLLQSLFLWSDPNDDANVQSEEIAFQNLQPHPNLKELVVEKYRGTRLPSWFSSLTNLVNIRLLNCRCQHLPPLNQIPSLQMLETWGLRDLEYIEIEGQGASFFPSLKVLILRASRKLIGWRMKRYEDDSDDSTTISSPDLLQFPSLSEFHGVDCPNLSLIPQFPSLDEELELRKVSVQLVQQIFTTSTSSSSSSIVPPLSKLKKLIIGVIKDLEFLPPDGLHNLTSLQQLEIRNCPRLTSLPQEMRSLTSLRELTISGCPLLSERCADKKGEDWPFISHIPNVEVDGKRIQWEGCYLLEDEEKSSTTSEN, from the exons ATGGCCGAAGGAGTACTCTTTGATATTGCTGGGGAGATCATTAAGAAGCTGGGTTCTCGAGCCCTGCAAGAGATTGGAGTGTGGTGGGGTGTCAAAGATGAGCTTAAGAAACTCAAAGGCACAGTCTCCAGAATTCGGGCTGTACTTCTTGATGCTGAGAAGAAGGCTGCCCTCAACGAACAAGTCAAAGATTGGCTTGGAAAGCTTCAAGAAATTGTTTATGATGCTGATGACTTGATAGATGACTTTGCCACTGAAGCTTTGCAGCGCCAAGTGATGACTGGAAATAGAATGACAAAGGAGGtaagccttttcttttcttcttcgaaTCGGCTTGTTTATGGTTTTAAGATGGGTCATAAAATCAAGGCAATTAGGAAGAGATTACTTCAGATAGATGCTGATACAGAATCATTCAACTTAGAGGTTCACAATGAGGAGAGGGGTTATACAACTAAGGTCAGGGATCAAACTGAATCCTCTGTGCCTGAAGTTGTTATTGGGAGAGAGGGTGACAAAACGGCAATTATAGAATTTCTGTTGGCTTCCAACAGTGAAGAGAATGTTTCAGTTCTCTCAATTGTTGGAATTGGGGGATTAGGGAAGACTGCACTTGCTCAATTCATATTCAATGATGAGCAAGTTAGGAAACATTTTGAAGTAAAGTTGTGGGTTTGTGTATCAGATCCTTTTGATGTGAAAATGATTGTTAAAAAAATCTTAGAGTCTGCAAAGGGTACAAAGTCAGAAGAACTTGAGCTAGAGACATTGAAAACTGACCTTGGAAAAATTATTAACGGACAAAAATATATGCTAGTGTTGGATGATGTATGGAATGAAAATCGTGAAAGATGGGATAGTTTGAAGAAATTATTAGTGGGTGGTTCTGGCGGGAGTAAAATATTAGTAACCACTCGCTCTAGAAAAGTAGCAGAGGTAGCTAGCACAGTGGAACCCTACGTTTTGAAAAGCTTATCTCCAACTGAATCTTGGTCTTTGTTCCTTCGAGTAGCTCTCAGAGCACAAGAACCAAAAGATTCAAGTGTTAAAAAAACAGGGGAGGAGATTGTTAGTAAATGTGTTGGAGTTCCCCTTGCAATAAAGACAATTGCAAGTATTTTATGCTTAAAAAATCCAGAAACTGAATGGTTAGTTTTCTTACAAGAGGAACTCTCTAAGATAGCTCAGAATGAGAATGACATTTTGCCAACCCTTAAATTGAGTTATGATCATCTGCCATCACATTTGAAGCATTGTTTTGTATATTGTGCATTATTTCCCAAAGATTATGTGATTGATGTGAAAACATTAATTCATCTTTGGATTGCTCAAGGATTCATTgagtcatcaaattcaagtctatGTGTTGAAGACATTGGGCTACAGTATTTTACAGAGTTGTGGTGGAGGTCATTTTTTCAGGAAGTAGAGAGGGATGAATTAGGCAATGTAGAAAGTTGCAAAATGCATGATTTGATGCATGACCTCGCAACTTCAGTTGCTGGGGAGGGCATTTGCATAATAAATTCTAAAGAAAAAAGCGTTGATGAAAGTGTCCGTCACGTATCATTTGACTTCTGCTTAAATTCATCCCAACAAATTCCTGCTGGATTATGCAATGCACTAAAATTGAGAACGTTTTTTTTGCCACGTCATGAATTTCCTATTAGAGAGGGTGATGTAAGTAAGTTGTCAATCTCTAAAGTTATTGTTCCAAACTTTAGAGAGTTACGGGTGTGTGATATGAATCGGGCAAAGATTGAAAAAGTGTCCAATTCCATAAATAAACTAAAACATCTAAGATATCTTGATGTTTCTACTAATGTGAACATCGTAGCACTTCCAAATTCTATTACGAATCTACAAAATTTACAAGTGCTAAATGTCACCAATTGTAGTAGGCTGAAGGAACTGCCTAAAGATATTAAAAAACTGATTAATCTTAGGCATTTGTATTGTGTTGGCTGTTCGAATTTGACCCATATGCCACGTGGGCTTGGGCAATTGACTTCACTTCGAACGTTGACATGGTTTGTAGTGGCAAAAGATAATTCAGTGGCAAAGAATGTTGGAGGATTAAATGAATTGAATAGCCTCAACAATTTGAGAGGATTTCTTCAAATTAGAAATTTGGGATATGTGAAAAATGGGATAATAAATCCTATTTTGGAAGACAAGTCGCTTCTTCAATCATTGTTTTTGTGGTCGGATCCAAATGATGATGCAAATGTTCAAAGTGAAGAAATAGCATTCCAAAATCTCCAACCGCATCCTAATCTTAAAGAGTTAGTAGTGGAGAAGTACAGAGGCACGAGGTTACCAAGTTGGTTTTCTTCCCTCACAAATCTTGTCAATATTAGGTTACTGAATTGCAGATGTCAGCATCTCCCACCGCTGAATCAAATCCCTTCACTTCAAATGTTAGAGACTTGGGGATTACGTGATTTAGAATACATAGAAATTGAGGGACAAGGAGCATCATTCTTTCCATCCCTCAAGGTTCTAATATTGCGGGCTTCTCGTAAGCTGATAGGATGGCGGATGAAGAGGTATGAAGACGACAGTGATGATTCAACCACCATATCATCACCAGACCTACTCCAATTTCCTAGTCTTTCTGAATTCCACGGTGTTGATTGCCCTAATTTGAGTTTGATCCCTCAGTTTCCATCTCTCGATGAAGAATTAGAATTGAGGAAAGTGAGCGTGCAACTTGTGCAGCAAATATTCACAACatcaacttcttcttcttcttcctcaatcgTTCCTCCTCTTTCTAAATTGAAGAAGCTCATTATTGGGGTCATTAAGGATCTCGAATTTCTACCTCCAGATGGACTGCACAATCTCACTTCTCTTCAACAATTAGAGATTCGGAATTGCCCAAGATTAACATCTCTGCCTCAAGAGATGCGTTCCCTCACCTCTTTACGAGAATTGACAATTAGTGGTTGTCCCCTGTTGAGCGAAAGATGTGCAGATAAAAAGGGTGAGGATTGGCCTTTTATTTCTCACATCCCAAATGTTGAAGTTGATGGCAAGAGAATTCAATGGGAGGGCTGCTATCTACTAGAGGACGAAGAAAAATCTTCTACCACATCT GAAAATTGA